The following are encoded in a window of Prevotella melaninogenica genomic DNA:
- a CDS encoding DNA/RNA non-specific endonuclease → MKHIFLKTIMLSLSLLAVACKGEKQKGDFSTLDKPFVESYNNNRSDDTYTSKGKKNANQKNTFEVKQGLEIPIGKANIPSLILYREGYTTSYNAATHTPNWVAWHLTAAHTNGPIKRKGITFQADEEIPAPRVDTYDYMRSGYDRGHMCPAGDNHWSQKAMEQSFLMTNICPQVPALNSGLWNTVEKLCRTWAEQYGDVYIVCGPIYFNRKHKTIGKNKVQVPEAFFKVVLRLKGEPKAIGFICRNASAKGHKKTDYVNTVDEVERITGMDFFSQLPDNIEQVIESQANIKEWY, encoded by the coding sequence ATGAAGCATATATTCCTAAAGACAATCATGCTTTCTCTGTCCCTATTGGCTGTTGCATGCAAAGGAGAGAAACAGAAGGGAGATTTCTCAACATTAGACAAACCCTTTGTAGAATCCTATAACAACAATAGGTCTGACGACACATATACATCAAAGGGAAAGAAGAATGCGAACCAGAAAAACACATTTGAAGTAAAACAGGGCTTAGAAATTCCTATCGGTAAAGCCAATATTCCGTCTCTCATACTCTATCGTGAGGGCTATACAACATCGTATAACGCAGCAACACATACGCCTAACTGGGTGGCATGGCATCTAACGGCAGCTCACACAAACGGACCTATTAAGCGCAAGGGTATCACCTTCCAAGCAGACGAAGAGATACCGGCACCACGTGTTGACACTTATGATTATATGCGTTCTGGCTACGACAGAGGACACATGTGTCCTGCTGGTGACAACCATTGGAGCCAAAAAGCAATGGAACAGAGTTTCCTGATGACGAATATTTGTCCACAAGTACCAGCCTTGAACAGTGGTTTGTGGAATACAGTAGAAAAGCTTTGTCGAACATGGGCAGAGCAATATGGCGATGTTTATATTGTCTGTGGACCTATCTATTTCAATCGAAAGCATAAGACAATTGGAAAGAATAAAGTGCAAGTGCCTGAAGCTTTCTTCAAAGTTGTCCTCCGACTGAAAGGCGAACCGAAGGCTATTGGTTTTATATGCAGAAACGCATCGGCTAAAGGACACAAGAAGACTGATTACGTCAATACAGTTGACGAGGTAGAACGCATCACTGGAATGGACTTCTTCTCACAACTTCCTGATAACATTGAACAGGTAATAGAAAGCCAAGCTAATATAAAAGAGTGGTATTAA
- a CDS encoding ATP-dependent DNA helicase has product MVNEELKYRILQNFGFTPTADQLHAVEVFARFMTDRDERAVMILRGSAGTGKTSLAGAIVRTMQELRQKVSLLAPTGRAAKVFSLNANQPAATIHRSIYREKAFTGLDGKFNLNVNLFHDRLFMVDEASMISLSSNNSTFGSGCLLDDLIQFVYNDRNCRMLLVGDKAQLPPVGEEESPALRADVLRAYGLTVYECDLNEVLRQSQDSGILYNATVIRQMITHDEVTQLPKIRFNGFADISIVPGDELIERLASSYSEVGIDETMVITRSNKRANVFNQGIRNMVLGREEELTTGDMLMVVKNKYKNSPTPSPSLNGSLNNAINNINSLTTQATRQVTQLPSGGGKEIEKPALTFIANGDRAVVRRVRNVREFYGFRFADVSLEFPDYNNAEEEMTVILDALMTEAPALTQEQNEQLFQRVLEDYEDIPLKADRMKKVREDEYYNALQVKFGYAITCHKAQGGQWAHIYLDQGYMTDEMLTPDYIHWLYTAFTRATEHLYLVNWPKTQVE; this is encoded by the coding sequence ATGGTAAATGAAGAACTAAAATATAGGATTTTACAGAACTTCGGATTTACGCCTACTGCCGACCAGCTACATGCCGTAGAGGTCTTTGCACGCTTTATGACCGACCGTGATGAGCGTGCTGTAATGATTCTCCGTGGTAGTGCTGGTACGGGTAAGACATCCTTAGCAGGTGCAATCGTGCGTACAATGCAGGAATTACGACAGAAGGTTTCACTACTGGCACCAACGGGTCGTGCAGCAAAGGTATTCTCATTGAATGCCAATCAGCCTGCAGCAACGATTCATCGCTCTATCTATCGGGAAAAAGCATTTACAGGACTTGATGGGAAGTTTAATCTGAATGTCAATCTCTTTCATGACCGTTTATTTATGGTTGATGAAGCATCTATGATTAGTTTGTCATCAAATAATAGCACTTTCGGTAGCGGTTGTCTACTTGACGACCTTATCCAATTTGTTTACAACGACCGTAATTGTCGTATGTTGCTTGTTGGCGACAAGGCACAGCTCCCTCCTGTAGGTGAAGAAGAGAGTCCTGCGCTACGTGCGGATGTCCTTCGTGCCTATGGACTGACTGTCTATGAGTGTGATTTAAACGAGGTTCTTCGTCAGAGTCAAGACTCAGGCATTCTCTATAACGCTACCGTTATTCGCCAAATGATAACCCATGATGAGGTAACGCAACTACCAAAGATTCGTTTCAATGGCTTTGCTGACATCTCCATCGTACCAGGTGATGAACTTATCGAACGACTGGCCTCCAGCTATTCAGAGGTTGGAATCGACGAGACTATGGTCATCACGCGATCCAACAAACGTGCTAATGTCTTCAATCAAGGTATTCGAAACATGGTTCTTGGACGTGAGGAAGAACTGACAACAGGCGACATGTTGATGGTCGTGAAGAATAAGTATAAGAACAGCCCAACCCCATCACCTTCCCTCAATGGCAGCCTCAACAATGCTATAAATAATATAAACAGTCTTACCACACAAGCGACAAGACAGGTTACGCAACTCCCTTCAGGAGGTGGAAAGGAGATAGAAAAACCCGCACTTACCTTCATTGCCAATGGCGACCGCGCTGTTGTGCGTCGTGTTCGCAATGTTCGTGAGTTCTATGGGTTCCGCTTTGCCGATGTATCACTGGAGTTTCCCGACTATAATAATGCCGAAGAGGAGATGACGGTCATCCTTGATGCACTGATGACAGAAGCCCCTGCCTTGACACAAGAGCAGAACGAACAACTCTTCCAACGTGTGTTGGAGGATTATGAAGACATCCCCTTAAAGGCAGACCGCATGAAAAAGGTGCGCGAAGATGAGTATTATAACGCCCTACAGGTAAAGTTCGGTTATGCTATCACCTGTCACAAAGCACAAGGCGGACAGTGGGCACACATCTATCTTGACCAAGGATATATGACAGATGAGATGCTCACACCCGACTATATCCATTGGCTTTACACCGCTTTCACTCGTGCTACAGAACATCTCTACCTTGTCAACTGGCCCAAAACGCAAGTAGAATAG
- a CDS encoding biopolymer transporter — MKKVFIMAIAVAAMTFASCNNGKTNAPKANADSDTTESVATDSATTAAAPASADQLIEQLNDKVKAKDDKGVAALLTVAQTKMAELAQKDPKEAQAYVAKLQQWMQSNSENIKAALKSSGNEAAANAVGAAIDAASKADPKAITEGMSKAKEAMQSASPEQVEAAKKAAKEAAEKMQGKTGEAAQKAMKDLGL; from the coding sequence ATGAAGAAAGTATTTATTATGGCTATTGCTGTAGCAGCAATGACCTTCGCAAGTTGTAACAACGGTAAGACTAATGCTCCTAAGGCTAATGCAGACTCAGACACAACAGAGTCAGTTGCAACTGATTCAGCAACAACTGCAGCAGCTCCAGCCTCAGCAGATCAGCTCATCGAGCAACTCAACGATAAAGTAAAGGCTAAGGACGATAAGGGTGTAGCTGCCTTGCTTACAGTAGCACAGACCAAAATGGCTGAATTGGCACAGAAAGATCCAAAAGAGGCACAGGCTTATGTTGCAAAACTTCAGCAGTGGATGCAGAGTAACTCTGAGAATATTAAGGCTGCCTTGAAGTCTTCTGGTAATGAAGCTGCCGCTAACGCAGTAGGTGCTGCTATCGACGCTGCATCAAAGGCTGACCCAAAGGCTATTACTGAAGGCATGTCAAAGGCTAAGGAAGCTATGCAATCAGCATCACCTGAGCAGGTAGAAGCTGCTAAGAAGGCTGCCAAGGAAGCTGCAGAAAAGATGCAGGGCAAGACTGGCGAGGCTGCACAGAAGGCAATGAAAGACTTAGGTCTTTAA
- a CDS encoding GNAT family N-acetyltransferase produces MIKIEDAQKKQATVIARLIMEAMNHECCQWFAGPNHTLEDFHLLMTRLVEREDSQYSYLNTLVAITETNKIVGICVSYDGAKLRELRKAFIEGALEAFDCDFSDMEDETTAGELYIDSLCVDNSFRGRGLAKQLLKATIEKGRKMNLPTGLLVDTGNPQAERLYHHVGFVYMGDNQWGGHKMKHLQKPL; encoded by the coding sequence ATGATTAAGATTGAAGATGCACAAAAGAAGCAGGCTACAGTAATAGCCCGTTTGATTATGGAGGCTATGAACCACGAGTGTTGTCAGTGGTTTGCAGGTCCTAACCACACCTTAGAAGACTTTCATCTGCTAATGACAAGATTAGTGGAACGTGAAGACTCGCAATACTCCTATCTTAATACACTTGTAGCAATAACAGAAACAAATAAGATTGTTGGTATCTGCGTAAGCTATGACGGAGCTAAACTTAGAGAGCTAAGAAAGGCTTTCATTGAAGGAGCTTTGGAGGCTTTCGATTGTGACTTTTCTGATATGGAGGACGAGACAACAGCTGGTGAACTATATATTGACTCACTTTGTGTTGACAATTCTTTCCGTGGACGAGGGCTTGCTAAGCAGCTACTTAAAGCTACAATAGAGAAAGGAAGAAAGATGAACCTCCCTACTGGATTACTTGTTGACACAGGAAACCCTCAGGCAGAACGACTTTATCACCATGTAGGATTCGTATATATGGGTGATAATCAATGGGGCGGTCATAAGATGAAGCACCTACAAAAGCCATTATAA
- a CDS encoding TonB-dependent receptor plug domain-containing protein produces MRQLASFLLLLCPLGAIAQTIESDTTQTIDELVVNGFRISGNVLASSPVQTLSHADMERLGIHDMGDALKRFAGVQVKDYGGVGGMKTVNIRGLGAGHTGVVYDGVQVGDCQSGQVDLSRFTLDNISLISLQIGQDDNIYQSAKSYASAGMINISTLQGYTDRNGQSTRKKTQLAATIRTGSYGLFSPSLLFHQQFSRLGIGAYGSYERADGVYAFKLKNGVKTINERRNNSDIETWRGEINLDYQLNDNQILKWKTYGFTSHRGLPGAVIYDNTYSAERLVDKNVFTQLFYENQFSQRIKLKAAAKWNYSWSRYSDIPASGYKEDTYRQNETYLTATLWTNPLQGLNLSFAQDYAHNHLSMTLPKAANPTRNSLWTALAANYQIGAFSVNASLLATNIYESVKQGNASNGFHRLSPAFSMQWRCLQDFRLRFGYKDIFRTPTLNELYYTGIGNRHLNPEKSRMWNLGATYSHTFNRTLQLSLTADGYFGNVTDKIIAVPKMFYWQMMNAGKVRQLGLDVSANIEKRWGNDWSVSATGSYSYLSATDRTDLSELSYGDQIAYTPHHSGSANILIHSPWLDFGYNVLLMGERYTLGYNIPHNRMSGFTDHSITLSREFNINKQQLRVQFDVRNLGNKNYEVVRFYPMPGTNWRLSVSWEL; encoded by the coding sequence ATGAGGCAGTTGGCTTCTTTCTTACTTTTATTGTGCCCACTCGGTGCGATAGCACAGACTATTGAATCTGACACAACACAAACCATAGATGAGCTTGTGGTCAATGGCTTTCGCATTTCTGGAAATGTATTGGCAAGTTCGCCAGTACAGACACTTTCACATGCTGATATGGAACGACTTGGCATCCACGATATGGGCGATGCCTTGAAACGATTTGCAGGTGTACAAGTGAAAGACTATGGTGGTGTAGGCGGTATGAAGACGGTCAACATCCGTGGTCTTGGAGCTGGTCATACGGGAGTCGTTTATGATGGTGTTCAGGTAGGTGACTGTCAAAGCGGACAAGTAGACCTATCTCGCTTTACCCTCGATAATATCTCACTCATCAGTCTTCAAATTGGTCAAGACGACAATATTTATCAGAGTGCAAAGTCATATGCTTCTGCGGGAATGATTAATATTAGTACACTGCAAGGCTATACAGACCGTAATGGTCAATCAACAAGAAAGAAGACTCAGCTCGCGGCAACCATCCGAACAGGTAGTTATGGTCTATTCTCACCTTCCCTACTCTTCCACCAGCAGTTTTCACGCCTTGGTATTGGGGCATACGGAAGCTATGAAAGGGCTGATGGCGTTTACGCTTTCAAATTGAAAAATGGTGTTAAGACTATCAATGAACGACGTAACAATAGTGACATTGAGACTTGGAGAGGAGAAATTAACCTTGATTATCAACTCAATGATAATCAAATACTGAAGTGGAAGACATACGGTTTCACCTCTCATCGAGGCTTACCGGGTGCTGTCATCTATGATAACACCTACTCTGCTGAGCGATTAGTAGACAAAAATGTCTTCACACAACTATTCTATGAAAACCAATTTAGCCAGCGTATCAAGTTGAAAGCAGCTGCTAAATGGAATTATTCATGGTCACGCTATTCGGATATACCTGCCAGTGGATATAAAGAAGATACCTACCGACAGAACGAGACTTACCTTACAGCGACTCTGTGGACAAATCCTTTGCAGGGATTAAACCTTTCCTTCGCACAGGATTATGCGCATAACCATCTATCCATGACGCTTCCGAAAGCTGCCAACCCTACCCGCAACTCGCTGTGGACAGCTTTAGCAGCTAACTATCAGATAGGCGCATTCAGTGTCAATGCATCTCTTCTTGCAACGAACATCTATGAAAGTGTAAAGCAAGGGAACGCTTCAAACGGATTTCACAGACTGTCGCCTGCCTTTAGTATGCAGTGGCGTTGTCTGCAAGACTTCCGCCTCCGCTTTGGATATAAGGACATCTTCCGTACTCCAACACTCAATGAACTTTATTATACAGGTATCGGCAACCGCCATCTAAACCCTGAGAAATCACGCATGTGGAACCTTGGTGCCACTTACTCGCACACCTTTAATCGTACACTCCAGCTTTCCTTGACCGCTGATGGGTATTTCGGCAATGTCACCGATAAGATTATTGCGGTACCAAAGATGTTCTATTGGCAGATGATGAACGCTGGGAAGGTGCGCCAATTAGGGCTGGATGTATCAGCAAACATAGAGAAGAGATGGGGTAATGATTGGTCCGTGAGTGCGACTGGCAGCTATAGTTACCTAAGTGCAACCGATAGGACTGATCTTTCGGAGCTATCCTATGGAGACCAAATAGCTTATACACCTCACCATTCAGGCTCTGCAAACATATTGATACACTCCCCTTGGCTAGATTTCGGATACAATGTCCTCCTTATGGGAGAACGATATACCTTAGGATATAACATTCCACATAACCGTATGTCAGGCTTTACCGACCATAGCATCACACTCTCTCGGGAGTTCAACATCAATAAGCAGCAATTACGAGTACAGTTTGATGTCCGCAATCTTGGCAACAAGAATTATGAGGTTGTTCGCTTCTATCCAATGCCAGGTACCAACTGGCGCCTGTCTGTAAGCTGGGAACTTTGA
- a CDS encoding YncE family protein: MKKNLLALGIILMSALTFTACSDDNGYDDGVQPSLSSTNTYIPCAGNYMKNDGTVGLLDYNTGNRPNAPFLYYDAYQAQNGTGIGDAQDLIIVGNKIIVTSTSSSKLEILNRLGKLEHRVKLHNTQPRFLATDGKYVYFSAYTGKVYKVNPNDYKKTIIDSVIVGSHPEALSVANGKLYVNMSDYNYDGTGKSVSVVDLNTFKKIKELQVALNPYDQSIAVGDKVYFASSFHGEDAAVQVIDAKTDQVTTLCKANIFGYDKTKNRLICFSTQYDYTLKRFVVNKAFTYDIATKEQKELNLEGLISPSQVSVDSKGYIYVIDTPKYSEPSRVFYYSPEGKLIQGPILVGYDAHKIKFAN; the protein is encoded by the coding sequence ATGAAAAAGAATCTACTTGCGTTAGGCATTATCCTCATGTCTGCGCTCACATTCACTGCTTGTAGTGATGACAATGGCTATGATGATGGTGTCCAGCCAAGCCTGTCAAGTACTAACACCTACATTCCTTGTGCTGGTAATTACATGAAGAATGACGGCACCGTAGGTCTGCTTGACTATAATACGGGGAATCGTCCTAATGCACCATTCCTTTATTATGACGCATATCAGGCACAGAATGGTACAGGGATTGGCGATGCACAAGACCTTATCATCGTTGGTAACAAGATTATCGTTACAAGTACTAGTTCGTCAAAGCTTGAAATTCTTAACCGCTTAGGGAAATTAGAGCACAGAGTGAAACTCCATAACACACAACCAAGATTCTTGGCTACAGATGGTAAGTACGTCTATTTCTCTGCTTATACGGGTAAAGTATATAAAGTAAATCCCAATGACTATAAGAAAACCATTATCGATTCAGTTATCGTTGGCTCACATCCAGAGGCTCTATCTGTGGCTAATGGCAAGCTTTATGTCAATATGAGTGACTATAACTATGATGGAACAGGAAAGTCAGTATCAGTAGTCGACCTCAATACCTTTAAGAAGATAAAGGAACTTCAAGTTGCTTTGAATCCCTACGACCAGAGCATTGCTGTCGGTGATAAGGTTTACTTCGCATCTTCATTCCATGGGGAGGATGCTGCTGTGCAAGTCATTGATGCCAAGACTGACCAAGTCACAACGCTATGCAAAGCCAACATCTTTGGTTATGACAAGACAAAGAACAGATTGATCTGCTTCTCTACCCAATACGACTACACACTTAAACGTTTTGTGGTAAACAAAGCTTTTACTTATGACATAGCAACAAAGGAGCAGAAAGAATTAAACCTAGAAGGTCTTATTTCCCCATCACAGGTTAGCGTAGACAGTAAAGGTTACATCTACGTTATTGACACTCCCAAGTATTCAGAACCAAGTAGAGTGTTCTATTATAGCCCTGAAGGTAAGCTGATTCAAGGTCCTATCCTTGTAGGATATGATGCACACAAGATTAAATTTGCTAATTAA